The Azospirillum baldaniorum genome segment ACAGCGTGCCCTTGCCCGCGGCGGCGGGGCCGTCGATGGCGATGACCAGACCCATCGCCCTCACGCCCCCGCGATCTTGGCGCCGACGCCGTTCATCAGGGCGACGAAGCCGGGGAAGCTGGTGTCGATGAAGGCGCCGTCGTCCACCTGCACCGGCTCGGATGTGGCCATGCCCAGCACCAGGAAGCTCATGGCGATGCGGTGGTCCATGGCGGTGGCGACGGTGGCGCCGCCCTGCGGCGGCTTGCCGGTGCCGTAGACGGTCAGGCTGTCGTCGGCCCCGACCTCGACCTTCACGCCGCACTTGGTCAGCCCGTCGGCGACCATGGCGAGGCGGTCGCTCTCCTTCACGCGCAGTTCCTTCAGGCCGAGCATGACGGTGGTGCCCTCCGCACAGGCCGCGGCGGCGGCGAGGATCGGATACTCGTCGATCATGCTGGGGGCGCGGTCCGCCGGGACGACGATGCCCTTGAGCGGGCCGTGCTTCACCCGCAGGTCGGCCACCGGCTCGCCCGCCTCGTCGCGGCGGTTCTCGAAGGCGATGTTCGCGCCCATCTCGACCAGCGTGTCGTAGAGGCCGGTGCGGCGCGGATTCATGCCGACGCCGGGGAGCAGCAGCTCCGAGCCGGGGCGCAGCAGCGCCGCGACCGCCGGGAAGGCGGCGGAGCTGGGGTCGGCGGGTACGACGATCTCGCGCCCGGTCAGCTCCGGCTGGCCGACGACGGACACGGCGAGCGCGCCGTCCTCCATCCGCTCGGTCGTCACGGTGGCGCCGAAATGGCGCAGCATCAGCTCGGTGTGGTCGCGGGTCGGCTCCGCCTCGATCACGGTGGTGGTGCCGGCGGTGTTCAGGCCGCAGAGGATGACCGCCGACTTCACCTGGGCGGAGGCCACCGGCAGGCGGTAGGTGATCGGCACGGTGCGGTCGCTGCCGACCACGGCCAGCGGCAGCCGTCCGCCGGAGCGTCCGACGAAGCGCGCGCCCATCTGCTCCAGCGGGCCGGTCACGCGGGCCATCGGGCGCTTGTTCAGCGAGGCGTCGCCGGTGAAGACACAGGTGATCGGATGCGACGCGACGAGGCCCATCAGCAGGCGCGCCGCCGTGCCGCTGTTGCCCATGTCGAGCACCTGCGCCGGCTCGCCCAGACCGCCCAGACCGACGCCGCGCACGCGCCACACGCCGTCCCCGCCGCGCTCCGCCTGGGCGCCGAGCAGACGCATGGCGGCGGCGGTGTTCAGCACGTCCTCCCCTTCCAGCAGGCCGTGGATGACGGTCTCGCCCACAGCAACGGCGCCCAGCATCAGCGACCGGTGCGAAATCGACTTGTCGCCCGGCACGCGGATGGTGCCGGCCAGCGCGCCGGTGGAGGATGAGCGAAGCGGCTTCGCCTGCAGCATGGGAGGGCTCCCCAGACAAGAATGTGACCAGGGCGGAGTACCTAGCACAGCGGGCAGGGCGATGCGAGCGATGCGCGGCTCACGCGATCAGTCGCCGACCGCCACCCCCTCGCGCCGGGTGTCGGCGCCGCCGGACAGCCCCGGACCGGTCACCACGATCGCCTGGGTGCCGGAGGTCAGCTCCATCGCCTTGACCGTGTGCCCCCGCGCCTCCAGCGCCGCGATCCAGCCCTCCGCCTCGGTGCCCTGCTCCAGCTCGGTCGGGCCGTTGCGGCTGCCGAAGTTGGGGGCGTCCACCGCCGCCTGCGGGTCGAGGTTCCAGTCGAGCAGCGCGACCAGCGTCTTGCCCACGTAATTGATGATGTTGCTGCCGCCCGGCGACCCCACCGAGGCCACCAGGACTCCGTCGCGGAAGACCAGGGTCGGCGCCATCGAGCTGCGCGGGCGCTTGCCCGGCTCCACACGGTTGGCGACCGGCTTGCCGTCCTCCGTCGGGGTGAAGGCGAAGTCGGTCAGCTCGTTGTTCAACAGGAAGCCGCGCACCATCAGACGGGAGCCGAAGCCGTCCTCGATGGTGGTGGTCATGGCGACGGCGTTGCCCGCCCCGTCCACCACGGAGATGTGGCTGGTGCCATGCTCCTCGGCCTCGGCGAAGCCCCAGGCGCGGCCTTCCCGGAAGGGCGGCTCGCCCGCCTGCGCCTTGCCCATCGACCGCTCGCCGACCAGGGCGGCGCGGCTCGCCAGATAGCCGCGGTCGAGCAGCCCCTTCACCGGCACCGACACGAAATCGGGGTCGGCCAGGTAGAGCCCGCGGTCGGCGAAGGCGAGTCGCCCGGCCTCCGACAGCCAATGCGCCGCCAGCGCCGGATCGCCGCGGGTGGCGGCCATGTCGCGGCCCTCCAGGACGGCCAGCATCTGCAACACCGCGACCCCACCGGAGCTGGGCGGCCCCATGCCGCACAGGGTGTAGACACGGTAGGAACCGCAGACCGGTTCCCGTTCCTTGACCCGGTAGGCCTTCAGGTCGGCCTCGGTCATGTCGCCGGGGTTGGTGGGATGGCCGGTCACCGCCTTGACGAGGTCGGCGGCGATCGGGCCCTCGTAGAAGGCGGCGGAGCCTTTCTCAGCGATGGCGCGCAGGGTCGCCGCAAACTCGGGGTTCTTCAGCACATGGCCGACCGGCCAGGGCGTGCCGTCCGGCTGGTAGAAATAGGCGCGGGCCGCCGGGTTGGCCGGCAGGTGCTTCTCCATCGCCAGCTGGCCATTCAGCCGCGGGCTGACCGTGAAGCCGTTCTCGGCCAGCGCGATGGCGCGCTCGAACAGGCGGGGCCAGGGCAGTTTGCCGTGCGTGCGGTGGGCGTGCTCCAGCAGCATCACCGTGCCCGGCACCCCGACGGACCGCCCGCCGACCACAGCGTCGTAGAAGGGCATCGGCTTGCCGTCGGCCCTCAGGAAACGCTCCGGAGTCGCCGCGGCCGGCGCCGTCTCGCGCCCGTCGAGGGAAGTCACCGCCTTCGTTGCGGCGTCGTAATGGACCAGGAAGGCGCCGCCCCCGACGCCGGAGCTTTGCGGCTCCACCAGATTGAGGACGAGTTGCACGGCGATCGCCGCGTCCACCGTGCTGCCGCCTGCGCGCAGGATCTCCCGCCCGGCCTCCGCCGCCAGCGGATTCGCGGCGGCCACCATATGGCGCGTGGCGGTGTCGACGCTGCGGCTGCCGCGCCCGGTCGCGCGCTCCGGCGCCACGTCGCCCGCAGCGGAAGGAGTCGTGGAAGGCGACGTGGACGGCGCCGTCTGGGCTAGGGCCTCCAGCGGCAGCGCCGCCAGCAGGCCGGCGGACAGCAACGCCCGCCAGCGGCGGAACAGCAGGATCGGCATCGGCTTCCTCCCCCATTATCATGGTATCCTTGTCGGCGGCCCGGAGGACCACCGCAGGGTGAAGTTTGGCACCGGCCGCCGGCCCCGCCAGTTTGCCAACGACATTCAGCGAACTTTTTTTTGACAAGCGCCCGCTGGCGTGGCAAAGGGCGCGGCTTGCAATTCCCGAATTGGGCATTCCCTAGGAACGTGACGGAGGACGAGGCGTGGCCAAACCCGAATGGGGCGTCAAGCGCATCTGCCCGAGCTGTGGCGCGCGCTATTACGATCTGCGCAAGGACCCGCCGGTGTGCCCGAGCTGCGGAGCGCAGTTCGATCCCGAGGCGTTGCTGAAGTCCCGCAAGGCGCGCCCGGCGCCGGTTGACGATGTCAAGAAGGCCCCGGTGGTCTCCTCGGAGGACGAGGATACCGAGACCGAGACTGAGGACGAAGAGTCGACGGAACTCGACGAGGTTGAGGACGATGTGTCCGTCGACGACATCGAGGAAACCGACGAGACGCCTGAGGACGAGGACGATGTCCTGATCGAGGACACCTCGGAACTGGGCGAGGACGACATGGACGAGGTCGTCGACGTCGAAGGCGAGGACGAGGAGGAGCGCTGATCCGCGCTCCCCTAGGAAGACGGGTGCGGCGGGGCGGAAAAAAGGTGGGCGGGGCTGAATTTTTCTCTTGCATCAGACCCCCGTCCTGACCAATATCCCGCTCCACCGAGGCAGGCCGCAAGGCTCGCCGCCCAGAGTTTCGGGGCCATAGCTCAGCTGGGAGAGCGCTACAATGGCATTGTAGAGGTCAGGAGTTCGATCCTCCTTGGCTCCACCAAACACCTGAAGGGCCTGCGCATCACCGCGCGGGCCCTTCGGCGTTTCAGGTTCTTTTTCTTCCCGTTCTTTCCAGCACCACCGTCTTGACAGGCGTCAAGGAAGGCTCTTTGGTCGGGCGGCACCGTCGGCTTCCGCCGATTCCCCTTCCCTCCCGCTTCGGACACGCCATGGCCGACATCCTGATCGCCAACACCCTGACGGGCGAGACCACCCTGGGCGCACTGAACGCCGTCGATCCGGACGCCGTGGGCCGGCTGGCGCAGATCCACCCGGTCTTCAACCCCGGCGTCGGCGTGCCGGACAGCGCCAGCCTGGGCGATCTCGCCAAGGCCACCGGCATCCCGCTGGACGTGCTGCTGGCCACGGCGCGCGGCGCCATCCATGTCACCGCCCCGGCCGGCGGCTGCGGCTGCGGAAGCGGCGGCTGCGGCACCCCCAAGCACTGAACGCTTTCCCCCTCCCATTCGCGGCGCCGGTCCCCACCTGTTGGTGGCACCCACCATTGGGACCAGGCTTCGGGAACGGGAGAACAAGCATGACGACGGCGCCAACATCGACCGAGTCTCCGGACGGCTGGCTGGAAACGGTCGTCGTCCCGCGCACCAGCGACATCGGCGGATTCGAGGTGCGGCGCGCCCTGCCCTCCGTCCGCAAGCGGATGGTCGGGCCGTTCGTCTTCCTCGACCAGATGGGGCCGGCGATCCTCAAGGCCGGGGCGGGCATCGACGTCCGCCCCCACCCGCACATCGGGCTGGCCACCGTCACCTACCTGTTCGACGGCGAGATCCTGCACCGCGACAGCCTGGGCACCGTCCTGCCGATCCGTCCGGGGGCGGTTAACTGGATGACCGCCGGGCGCGGCATCGCCCATTCCGAACGCTCCGCCACCGACGAGCGCGGGCGCGACCGGCTGCTGTCGGGCATCCAGTCCTGGGTCGCCCTGCCCAAGACCCATGAGGAGACCGACCCCGCCTTCGTCCATCTCGGCGCCGACGAGCTGCCGGTGGTCGAGGGCGAGGGCAAGCGGCTGCGCGTCGTCGCCGGCGAGGCGTACGGTGTACGTTCGCCCATGAACACGCTGTGGGACACGCTGTACGTCGATGCGTCGCTGGACGCCGGCGCCCGCCTGCCCATCGACCGCGAGACGGAGGAGCGGGCGCTCTACATCGCCGACGGCACCGTCACGATCCACGGCGACCGCTTCGAGTCCGGGCGGCTGCTGGTGCTGCGTCCCGGCGACGCGGTGACGGTGGAGGCCGAAACCGCCGCCCGCCTGATCCTGCTGGGCGGCGCCGTGATGGACGGCCCGCGCCACATCTGGTGGAACTTCGTCTCCAGCCGCCAGGACCGCATCGAACAGGCCAAGGCCGAATGGAAGGCCGGACGGTTCGACGCCGTTCCCGGCGAGACGGAGTTCATTCCGCTTCCGGAACGGTGAAGCCGAGCGCCGTCAGCTTCTCCCGCACCGCCGGATCGGCCAGCGCCGCCAGGAAGCGCCGGACCGCCGGCCGCTCCCGGCGGTCGTTGGGGATCACGAAGTCGTAATGCTCTGCCTGCAGGGGCAGGAAGCCCAGCCCGTAGAGGGTGGCGACGCTTTCGATGGCGACGCCCCAGTCGGCGCGGCCCTGGGCCACCGCCACCGCCACGGCGTTGTGCGACTTGGCCTGCGACCAGTAGCCGGTGGGGCGCGCCGCCCCGAGCAGCCGGTCGGTCAGGATGCGCGTGCCGCTGCCGGCGTTGCGGTTGACCAGGATGCAGTCGGGGTCCTGCGCCGCCGCCAGACCGGCCTCCTCAGCCGTTTTGCCTTCGAAACGAACGTCGCCCTTGCGGAAGACGATGCCCTGAAGGCGGCGGTAGCCAAGCACGAGGCCGAGCGCCGGGGTCAGGAAGGGGCGGTTGTACTCCCCGCTCTTCGGGTCCATCAGGTGGATGGCGGCCACGTCGCACTCGCCGCGCCGGGCGGCGGCAAGGCCGCCCATCGAGCCGACGTTCAGCGCCTTGACCGTCAGCCCTTCCCCGACCAGTTGGCCGGTGATGGCGTCCAGCCCGACGCAATGGCTGCCGACCACGATCAGGTCGGCGGGGCGGGTGTCGCGCCCGATGCGCTGGACCGACACCGGGGTGCCGGCCTCTACCGCCTCGGCCTGCGGGTCGATGGCGATGAAGCCGTCCGCCGCGCTGAAGGCGGTCACCGCGCCGGAGCCCTTGGACAGCGGATAGGCCGCCAGCCCCCCGTCCGCTCCACGCACCAGCGAGACCATCACATATTCGGTTCGGCCCCGTTCCGATCCCAACCGCATCGGCACCGTCGCGTCCACGCTCTCCTTCGCCGCGGGCGGCAGGCCGGCCAGCGCGCGCAGCACCGGGGCGACAAACTCGTGGAAGGTGAACATGGCGGAGGTCGGGAAGCCGGGCAGGATCACCACCGGCTTGCCCTTCGTTACGGCCAGGCACAGAGGCTTGCCGGGCTTCAAGGCGACGCCGTGCGCAACGATTCCGGGGTCGGTCAGGCGGCTGACGATGCGGTAGGACAGGTCACCCGCCCCCTTCGACGTGCCGCCCGACAGCAGAAGCGCGTCGCAGGACAGACCCTGCTCGACCAGCGGGGCCAGTTCCGCCTCGTCGTCGCGCGCGATGCCCAGCCGGACCGGTTCCCCGCCCAGCTCTTCCACCGCGGCGGCGAGGATGGCGGCGTTCGAATCATAGACGGCGCCGGGCCGGATCGGTTCGCCGGGGGCGGCGATCTCGTCTCCGGTGGACAGGATCGCCACGCGGGGACGACGGACCACCGACACCTCGGCCCGCCCGATGGCCGCCAGCACGCCGATCTCACGGGAGGTCAGCAGTTGCCCGCGGCGCATCACCGTCTCGCCGCGCCCGATGTCCGACCCGGCGGCGGCGACGAAGGCGCCGGGCACCACCGGCTTGCGGATCTCCACCAGAAGGGCGTCGCCCTCCTCATGCGACTCGGTGTGCTCGACCATCACCACGGCGTCGGCACCGCGCGGCAGCATGCCGCCGGTGGCGAGCACCGTGGCCGTGCCGGGGGCGACGGTCAGCGCCGGGACGCGCCCGGCGGACAGCACCTCCTCGTTCAGGCGCAGCACGACCGGCGTGTCCTCGCCCGCCCCCAGCGTGTCGGCGGCGCGCACCGCGAAGCCGTCCACCGAAGAGCGGTCGAAGCCGGGCACGTCGACCGCCGCCACCACATCGGCGGCCAGCACGCGGCCCAGCGCGGCGCCCAGCGGCACCGTCTCCGCCCCCTTGGGCGTCAGGTCGAGATGGCGGCGGAACCGCGCCTCGGCCTCGTCGCGGCCGACCACCTCGAGAAACTGCTCCTGCCGGGCCGCCTGGGCGACGAACCGCCGGATGTCCTGGTTGGACACGCCCTTTCCCCCCTCGCTTAATTCTGTTCAGAGACTTGTACCGTCAAAACAGCGCAGGGTCACCGTCGCCCCCGCCGGGACGCCCTCGCTTTCCGCGGGGATCAGCACAAAGCCGTCGGCCAGCACCGCCCCGGCCAATCCCGGCCGGTGCGGGGAGGCGACCGGCTCGACCATTCCATCCGCCGTCCGGCGCACACGGTACAGTTCGGTGCAGCCGATCTCCGACACCAGCTTGCGCACCACCACGGCGGGGACCGCCGGATGGGGCAGCCCAGGGTCCCGCCCGGCCAGACGGCGCAGCGCCCGCCCGGCCAGCAGCTCATAGGCCGTCAGGCAGGCCATCGGTTCACCGGGCAGCAGCACGGCGGGCACGCCGCCGGCCGTCCCAAGCGCCGCCGAATCGCCGGGGCGCAGGGCCACACCGTGCAGGGCGAGTTGCCCCGCCTCGGCCAGCGCCAGGGGGGCCACATCGTCCTCCCCAACCCCGGTGCGCCCGGCGGAGATCAGCAGGTCGGCGCCGGGGGCTGCGTAGGCCGCGGCCAGCGCGGCGCGGTCCGCCGGCAGCGGTCCCACCAGCTCCACCACGCCGCCATCGCGCGTCGCCAGCGCGGTCAGCATGGCGCCCAGCGTTTCGGGTCCGGACCGCGGCCCCCCGGCCAGCACGATCCGCACCCGCGGTCGGGCCCCGACACGCACCGTGTCAATCCCCAGCGCGGTGAGCAATCCGAGATCCTGCGGGCGCAAGCGGTGCCCGGCCTTCAGCAGGACCGTCCCGCCGCGCAGCCCCTCCCCCCGCCGCTCCACGCCCTCGCCCGGGGCGGCGCTGCCCAGCGCCTCGACGAAGGGACCATCGGCCTGCATCGCCTCCACGGGCAGGACGGCGTCGGTCCCCGGCGGCATCGGCTCGCCGGCCGCGACCGTCACGGCGCCCGGCAGCGGAACCGGGTTGTAGGAGCCGGCGCCCAGCGTGTCGCTGGAGGCCACCGCCACACCGTCGCGGGCGGCCCGGTCGGCGGGCGGCCAATCCCCCGGCGCCTTCACCGGCTCGGCGAGAACCAAGCCCTCCGCCAGCGTGGCGGGGAGGTCGGCGAGAGCCACGGCGCGCGGCGGCAGAGGGCCGACGGTGGCGTCGATCCAGCCTTCCATGACCGGCAGGGCGGCACGGCTGGAAAAACCGCGCCCGCGCACGTCGGGCGGACTCGCTGCAAAAGGAAGCCGGTCCCCGGTCGCGGGGTCGTCTCCGGCTCTGGCCGAACTCATGGCTGCACCCGTGATGCCTCAGGTCGGCCTCTTATACCGCAACCTCCACACCGCCGCTGCACACACGGTTGCGGCCGGCGCGCTTGGCCTCGTAGAGCAGGCCGTCGGCAAGCTGGGTCAACCGGTCCGGCGTGTCGTCCAGCGTCGGCCGGGCCGTGGCGACGCCGAGGCTGATGGTGACATGGTCGGCGACATGGGACACCGCGTGGGGCAACCGCCGGTCGGCCACCGTCTCGCGCAGACGCTCGGCGACCTGGACCGCTCCGCCCTCGTCGGTTTCGGGAAGCAGGCAGACGAACTCCTCGCCGCCATAGCGGGCGATCAGGTCGCCCGGCCTCATCATCTGCTCGGCCAGGAGCTGGGCCACCGCGCGCAGGCACTCGTCGCCCGCCTGATGGCCGTAGTGGTCGTTGTAGGGTTTGAACTGGTCGACATCGAGCATGATCAGCGACAGCGGAAGCTGCACCCGCCCACAGCGCCGCCATTCGCGCAGCAGCACCTCGTCGAAGCGGCGGCGGTTGGCGATGCCGGTCAGGCCGTCGGCGAAGGACAAGGTGCGCAGCAGGTCGGTCTGCCGCTTCAGCAGCAGGTGGTTGCGCACCCGCGCCTTGACGATCGGCGGACTGATCGGCTTGGAGATGAAATCGATGGCGCCGACCTCCAGCCCGTAGGTCTCGTCCTCCACCTCGCTCTTGGCCGAGATGAAGATGACGGGTATGTCGCGGGTGATCGGATCGGTCTTGAGACGGGAGCAGACCTCGTACCCGTCCATGCCCGGCATCATGATGTCCAGCAGAACGAGATCGGGCAGCCGGGACTGCGCCAGCTCCAGCGCCTTCGCCCCGTCGGTCGCGAAATAGATGTCGTGGTCGTCCTTCAGGATGCGGCTCAGGACATGGACGTTGGACGGGATGTCGTCGACCACCAGGATTTTGGAGCGTGCGTCGGTCATGTTCGGTTCCTGGTGGCCGGTTCCTGAAAGGCGGTTCCTGGTGCGAGGCGGGTCAGTCGGCCGGAAGGCTCAGACCGAGGTCCTGGGTGATCCTGCGCAAGATTCCTTGAGCTTTTGTAAAATCGAGGCCGTCGACCGCCGACGAGAGCGCCTTCATGGCCGCCGGATCGATCCAGTCGGCCAGCGGCGGGGCCAGAACGGCGAACTCCTCCGCGGCGGCGAAGTTGCTGTCGCGCAGCAGCCGGGCGAAGCGCTCCAGCATGGGCTCCAGCGTTGCGATGTCCATCGCCGGACCGCCACCGCCCGGCGGGAGGCCGGGGGCGTGTCCCGGCGCAACGGCCAACCGGGCGGCGGCGAGCCGGGCGGCGGAGTCCAGCACCGCCTCCAGCTCCGCGCGCAGAACCGGCAGCTGCGCCGCCGCCGCCGCCCCGTCCCCGCGGAAGGCGGCGACCTGCACCGCGTCCGCGGCGGCGGACAACGTCCGCGCGCCGATGTTGCCCGCCAGGCTTTTCAGCTCATGCCCCAGCGCCTTGGCCCGCGGCAGGTCGCCGGCGGCCAGCGCCGAGGCGATGCCGTCCGCCGCCCCGTCGTAGGTCCGGGCGAAGTCGGTGACGAATTTGCGGAACAGCCCGACGTCGCCGTCGAGGCGGTGCAGCGCGTCCTTCACATCGATGCCCGGCAACTCGGCGGGAAGCGCTCCACGGGCGTGGGACGGCACGGCCTTGGGCAGAAGCGGCATGCCGGGCGTCGCCGACGGCTGGCCGAGCCAGCGCGTCACCACGGAAAACAGCTGCTCCACGTCGATCGGCTTGGCGATGTGGTCGTCCATGCCGCCGTCCAGACAACGCTGGCGGTCGGACGGCAGGGCGCTGGCGGTCATGGCGATGATCGGCAGCCCCTGCCCGGCGGGGCGGGCGCGCAGCCGGCGCGTCGCCTCGAATCCGTCCATCTCCGGCATCTGCACGTCCATCAGCACGAGATCGAAGGGCGGGTTCGCCTCCTCGACCCGGGCGACGGCCTCGCGCCCGTTGCCGGCCAGGGTCACGCGGGCACCGGCGCGCTCCAGGATCTCGCGGGCCACCTCCTGGCTGATGCTGTTGTCCTCCACCAGCAGCAGGCGCTGCCCGAACAGCGGGCGCAGTTGCGGCGGCCGGAGAAGGCCGGCGGGGACCGGCGCGCAGGCGTGCAGCGGCGGGGTCTCCGACGCCTCGCCCTCAGCGCCGCGCCCAAAGGCGTCGATCACCGCGTCGAGCAGGGAGGAGGCGGTGACTGGCTTCACCAGCGCGCCGCTCAGGCCCAGGTCCGGCGCTCCCGCGTCCCCCGACGCGGCGCCCATCCGCTCGCGGCCGAAGGCGGAGACCACGATGATGACCGGCGCCTTCACCAGCCCGTCCTCGCGGATGCGGCGGGAGGTTTCCAGCCCGTCCATCCCCGGCATCTTCCAGTCCATCAGCACGATGTCGTAGGGCTGCCCGGCGGCGGTCGCACGCTCCAGCTCCGCGATCGCCTCAGGCCCGGACGCGCAGAGCGAGGCCCGCCAGCCGAAGGAGACGACCAGTTCGGCCAGCACTTCGCGCGCCGTGAGATTGTCGTCCACCACCAGCACCGAGAGGCCGCGCGGCACGGCGGAGAACCGCGACGGACGCTCCCCCACCCGCCCGGCATTCCCGAAAGCGGCCTGCCCGAAGACGGGGTTCCCGAAAACGGCGGTGAAGTGGAAATCGCTGCCCCGGCCCGGCTCGCTCGTCACATCCATGGCGCCGCCCATCAGGGCGACCAGCCGCGTGCAGATGGCCAGCCCGAGACCGGTGCCGCCGTAACGCCGGGTGGTGGAGCTGTCGGCCTGGCTGAAGGCCTGGAACAGCCGTTCCTTCTGCTCCGCGTCGATGCCGATTCCGGTGTCGCGGATGGAGAAGGTCAGGACCGCCCGCTCCTCCGTCACCTCGACGGCGCGGACGGACACCACCACCTCCCCCGCCTCGGTGAACTTGATGGCGTTGCCGGCGAGGTTGATGAGCACCTGCTGAAGGCGCAAGGGATCGCCGACAAGGTCGAGCGGAACCTCCGGCCCGACCGAGAACAGAACCTCGATGTCCTTGTCCTGCGCCGCCGCGCCGACGATCACCGCCAGGTTCTGCAGCAGGTCGTCCAGGCGGAACTCCACCCGCTCCAGCTCCAGCTTGCCGGCCTCCACCTTGGAGAAGTCCAGGATGTCGTTCAGGATGCCGAGCAGCGACTGGGCCGACACGCGGATCTTCTGGGCGTAGTCGCGCTGGCGCGTCGACAGGTCGGTCTGCTGGAGCAGGTGGACCAGCCCCAGGATGGCGTTCATCGGCGTGCGGATCTCGTGGCTCATGTTGGCCAGGAATTCGCTCTTGGCGCGGCTGGCCGCCTCGGCCACGGATTTGGCCTGGCGGAGCGCCTCCTCGGCCCGCTTGCGCTCGGCGATCTCGTGGAAGACGACCACCGCGCCCTCCACCCGGCCGTCCTCCAGCATGGGGGAGGCCGCGAACTCCACCGGGAAGCTGGTGCCGTCCTTGCGCCAGTAGATGTCCTCCGAGCCGCCCCGCGCCTCGCCGGTGCGCAGAACCTCGAAGACCGGGCAGTCGATGGTCGGCGCCGGCGTGCCGTCGGCGCGGGTGTGGTGCAGCAGCACATGCAGGCTGCGGCCCAGCATCTCCTCGTTGCTGTAGCCGGTCAGCGCGCAGGCGGCGGGGTTGGCGAAGGTGATCCGCTCGTCGCGGTCCACGCCGCAGATCCCTTCCGACGCGGATTGCAGGATCAGGTTCAGCCGGCGGTTGGCTCCCGCGAAGGCGCGGTTGGCCAGTTCCAGGCTGCGGGCGGTGGCGTCCAGGTCGGCGTTCGTCTCGGCCAGCCGGCGGCGTCCCACCTCCTCGCGCGACAGGCTGCGCGCCGCGGCGGCCGCCAGCGCCGCGCAGGCGGCCACCGCCAGCAGGACCAGCAGGCCGCCGTGGATCGTGCGCTCGCGCCAAGGCGTCAGCGCCTCGTCCCGCGACAGGCCGACCTGCACGATCAGCGGCAGATCCTGAACCCTCAGGTTGGCGACGATCCGCTCCGATCCGTTCACCGGAGACTGGCTGAAGATCGTGCCGCCGATGGCCCGCGGCGCCTCGTCCATCGGTCGGGTCACCGGAGGCATGTCGGGGGGCGCCGGGGACAGCGATGCGGCGGTGTCCTGGCCCGACAGGCTGAACAGCAGGGTCCCGTCCTCGCGGTACACGGCGACGGCGCCCCCGCGTCCGATGTTCAGCCCGTCGAAAAAGGAACGGAAATAATCGAGGTCCAGGGCGATGGCGGCAACGCCCTGGAAATTCTCCACCGTCCCGATGCGGCGGCTGATGGTGAAGGTCGGCCGGCCGGACAGCCGGCCCCGGATCATCCCGCCGATGTGGAACGTCTCGCCGTTCCGGTGAGCCTGGAAGAAGGCGCGGTCCGCGTTGTTCATCGGCGGCGACGGATACTGGCGCGTGGTCAGCAGCCCGTTTCCGGCGGTGTCGAGGATCAAGATGGAACTGACCTCCGGCATGGCGTCGGACATCGCGCGCAGTTCCTGCCACAGCGGCAGGTCGCGCCCGACCGCCTCCACCTCCCGCACGCGGAGCCGGTCGTCGACGCGCTGCAGAACGAGATCGCTGGTGGCGACGGTGCGGCGCACATGCTCGTGCAGCAGGCGGGCGGCGCTCAGCGTCCGGTCACGGGCGTGGCTCACCGCCTCGTCGCGGTCGGCCCAGGTGGCGGCCCCCCACAGGCCGACTCCGAACAGGGCGATCACCCCGACGATGGTCGTCAACAGGGTCCGCAGCCGCGTGCGGGGGGCCGCGGCGTGTCCCTCCGCCGTCAGAAAAGCTTCGTCCATCGCCGGTGTCCGCCAGATCCGGCGCACGCCGGAGGAGAGAAAGGTGCCGCACATGGGAATTATGGCGTCCGGACGATATCCTTCGCAAGAGACTTGAAACGGCTCTCCCCCCGGCCGCGGGACAGCGTGTCGCGCAACGCCTCCGCCCCCTCCTCCGCGGCGTCCAGAACGCTGTCGGCCAGCCCCTCCGCCTCGTGCCGGCGGC includes the following:
- a CDS encoding molybdopterin biosynthesis protein; the encoded protein is MSNQDIRRFVAQAARQEQFLEVVGRDEAEARFRRHLDLTPKGAETVPLGAALGRVLAADVVAAVDVPGFDRSSVDGFAVRAADTLGAGEDTPVVLRLNEEVLSAGRVPALTVAPGTATVLATGGMLPRGADAVVMVEHTESHEEGDALLVEIRKPVVPGAFVAAAGSDIGRGETVMRRGQLLTSREIGVLAAIGRAEVSVVRRPRVAILSTGDEIAAPGEPIRPGAVYDSNAAILAAAVEELGGEPVRLGIARDDEAELAPLVEQGLSCDALLLSGGTSKGAGDLSYRIVSRLTDPGIVAHGVALKPGKPLCLAVTKGKPVVILPGFPTSAMFTFHEFVAPVLRALAGLPPAAKESVDATVPMRLGSERGRTEYVMVSLVRGADGGLAAYPLSKGSGAVTAFSAADGFIAIDPQAEAVEAGTPVSVQRIGRDTRPADLIVVGSHCVGLDAITGQLVGEGLTVKALNVGSMGGLAAARRGECDVAAIHLMDPKSGEYNRPFLTPALGLVLGYRRLQGIVFRKGDVRFEGKTAEEAGLAAAQDPDCILVNRNAGSGTRILTDRLLGAARPTGYWSQAKSHNAVAVAVAQGRADWGVAIESVATLYGLGFLPLQAEHYDFVIPNDRRERPAVRRFLAALADPAVREKLTALGFTVPEAE
- a CDS encoding molybdopterin molybdotransferase MoeA, translating into MSSARAGDDPATGDRLPFAASPPDVRGRGFSSRAALPVMEGWIDATVGPLPPRAVALADLPATLAEGLVLAEPVKAPGDWPPADRAARDGVAVASSDTLGAGSYNPVPLPGAVTVAAGEPMPPGTDAVLPVEAMQADGPFVEALGSAAPGEGVERRGEGLRGGTVLLKAGHRLRPQDLGLLTALGIDTVRVGARPRVRIVLAGGPRSGPETLGAMLTALATRDGGVVELVGPLPADRAALAAAYAAPGADLLISAGRTGVGEDDVAPLALAEAGQLALHGVALRPGDSAALGTAGGVPAVLLPGEPMACLTAYELLAGRALRRLAGRDPGLPHPAVPAVVVRKLVSEIGCTELYRVRRTADGMVEPVASPHRPGLAGAVLADGFVLIPAESEGVPAGATVTLRCFDGTSL
- a CDS encoding diguanylate cyclase, translating into MTDARSKILVVDDIPSNVHVLSRILKDDHDIYFATDGAKALELAQSRLPDLVLLDIMMPGMDGYEVCSRLKTDPITRDIPVIFISAKSEVEDETYGLEVGAIDFISKPISPPIVKARVRNHLLLKRQTDLLRTLSFADGLTGIANRRRFDEVLLREWRRCGRVQLPLSLIMLDVDQFKPYNDHYGHQAGDECLRAVAQLLAEQMMRPGDLIARYGGEEFVCLLPETDEGGAVQVAERLRETVADRRLPHAVSHVADHVTISLGVATARPTLDDTPDRLTQLADGLLYEAKRAGRNRVCSGGVEVAV